In one Acidobacteriota bacterium genomic region, the following are encoded:
- a CDS encoding thiolase family protein — translation MRFESSYVPYGGYWSTPFCKWQGNLANVHAISLAAQATRHALEQRKISAEVFDSIVLGTTVPQKSGMYGGPWLSALIGNDKISGTMVSQACATGARALATAAGEVETSGSRSVLSVTADRCSNGPHIYYPNPAGPGGTGQKEDWVMDSFGNDPWARNAMLQTAENVAKESEISREEQDRCTLIRYNQYKDALADNRAFQNRYMISPFEVKDARGRKTLASVETDEGVFETSADGLAALRPVMPDGTVTFGSQTHPADGNCGIVVSTREQAKELSRDDKIEVQLVSYGQGRTKKGFMAKATVPAARAALDSAGIGIKDVSVVKTHNPFAVNDIYFAREMGLEIEGFNRFGSSLVFGHPQGPTGTRLVIEMIEELAMNGGGHGLFVGCAAGDTAAAVVVKVN, via the coding sequence ATGCGTTTCGAGAGCAGCTATGTTCCCTACGGCGGCTACTGGAGCACTCCCTTCTGCAAGTGGCAGGGTAACCTCGCCAATGTCCATGCGATCTCGCTTGCGGCCCAGGCGACACGACATGCTCTGGAGCAACGGAAGATCTCTGCAGAGGTCTTCGACAGCATCGTGCTGGGTACGACGGTTCCGCAGAAGAGCGGCATGTACGGCGGCCCGTGGTTGTCGGCGCTGATCGGCAACGACAAGATCAGTGGGACGATGGTCTCGCAGGCCTGCGCCACCGGAGCCCGAGCGCTGGCAACCGCCGCCGGCGAAGTGGAGACCTCCGGCTCTCGATCGGTCCTCAGTGTCACCGCAGACCGTTGCAGCAACGGCCCCCACATCTACTACCCCAATCCTGCGGGCCCCGGTGGCACCGGGCAGAAAGAAGATTGGGTCATGGATAGCTTCGGCAACGACCCCTGGGCAAGGAATGCGATGCTTCAGACGGCCGAGAATGTGGCAAAAGAGTCCGAGATCAGCCGAGAGGAACAGGATCGTTGCACGCTGATCCGCTACAATCAATACAAAGACGCACTCGCCGACAATCGCGCGTTCCAGAATAGGTACATGATCTCCCCCTTCGAAGTGAAGGATGCCCGCGGTCGCAAGACCCTGGCCAGCGTCGAGACGGACGAGGGCGTGTTCGAGACGTCGGCGGATGGCCTGGCGGCGCTGCGACCGGTGATGCCCGACGGAACCGTGACCTTTGGAAGTCAGACCCATCCGGCGGACGGCAATTGCGGCATCGTCGTCTCGACGAGAGAGCAAGCGAAGGAACTCTCCCGGGACGACAAGATCGAGGTCCAACTCGTGTCGTACGGGCAGGGCCGCACGAAGAAGGGCTTCATGGCGAAGGCCACCGTGCCCGCCGCCCGCGCGGCGCTCGACTCGGCCGGGATCGGAATCAAGGACGTGTCCGTCGTCAAGACGCACAACCCGTTCGCGGTCAACGACATCTACTTTGCGCGAGAGATGGGTCTGGAGATTGAAGGATTCAATCGCTTCGGGTCAAGCTTGGTCTTCGGTCACCCGCAGGGTCCTACCGGCACGCGGCTCGTGATCGAGATGATCGAAGAGCTGGCAATGAACGGCGGCGGGCATGGCCTCTTCGTGGGTTGCGCAGCAGGCGATACGGCGGCAGCCGTCGTCGTGAAAGTTAATTGA
- a CDS encoding response regulator: protein MAQKTDPNRRFLTTSEVADYCAVSNDGVLKWIKSGKLLAFCTPGGHYRVLATEFRNFLAKFEMPVDESFFRGSAVPRTAMVVDDDADIRTLISRWLLEIQPDIVVEQAEDGYDAGIKAGELMPDLIIVDIMMPNVDGIQLCRSLRNHDATRNAGIMAITGGDTERVRRMMDAGADVCLMKPLDQDEFRDEARRLLGPRSQTRQEAPRRRSGS from the coding sequence ATGGCACAAAAGACCGATCCGAACCGTAGATTCCTAACAACCTCGGAGGTCGCGGATTACTGCGCGGTCAGCAACGACGGTGTCCTCAAGTGGATCAAGTCGGGAAAACTTCTGGCGTTCTGCACGCCTGGTGGACACTATCGCGTCCTGGCGACGGAATTCCGAAATTTCCTGGCCAAGTTCGAGATGCCCGTCGATGAATCGTTCTTCCGAGGGAGCGCGGTCCCACGGACGGCGATGGTGGTCGACGACGATGCCGATATTCGCACTCTGATTTCACGCTGGCTGCTCGAGATCCAGCCGGACATCGTCGTCGAACAGGCAGAGGACGGCTACGATGCCGGAATCAAGGCCGGCGAGTTGATGCCGGACCTGATCATCGTCGACATCATGATGCCCAACGTGGACGGGATCCAACTCTGTCGCTCGCTTCGCAATCATGACGCGACCCGCAATGCGGGTATCATGGCGATCACCGGTGGCGACACCGAGCGTGTTCGACGGATGATGGACGCTGGAGCTGATGTATGCCTCATGAAGCCGCTCGACCAGGATGAGTTTCGTGACGAAGCACGCAGGCTCCTGGGGCCACGATCTCAGACCCGGCAGGAGGCGCCGCGGCGCCGTTCCGGCAGCTAA